Genomic DNA from Hordeum vulgare subsp. vulgare chromosome 2H, MorexV3_pseudomolecules_assembly, whole genome shotgun sequence:
GGTTTTCCGGAATCGCAGTTGGTTTGTGCTCTGCAAATCAAAGTCACAACTCTACCTATCACCTCTTTCCCTGTTATACAAATCACCCATGCTAACCCGTGCAGCTACACAAAGTTTAGGCAATGCACTTGTGTGGTCCTCTTATGGAATATGTTGTGAGCTCATTGCGTTTGTGGCCTCATAACTTACATTCTTTTTTGTAGTTTTAACTTTTGGTATTTGTTCTTATGTGATTGTGTAACTGGTGTTTGCAAATATTGTCAGGAAAAGCTTTGGCATCTATCCTGATTTACTAAAAGCATCTCATATAATGACACCAATTTCAGATTTATGTAGTTTTGCTGTTCATGTTCATAATTGATACATCACTTAATAGCAAGTTTTGTGTTCTTTGTTTCAGGACCATTATGGTAACTCTGCATTACTATCTAAAGGTGTAGGAGGCTTCCAGCTTAATGGTACCAGAGGTTTTGACGGGCAGCAATTTAGACCAAACCACTCCACATTTGATATGGGTTCAACATTGACGGAACATGATGCTGAATTTTATGGGCATCAGAATCACTTCATGCCAGACATGGGAAAGATCAACACTTTTGGAAGAAGGGACTTTGATTCTACTTATCTCTCAGATTCTGATCTTTCAGATACTTTCTCTGGATTGAGGCTATCTAATAGGACACCACTTGATGAAAGGAGACATGAGAAAGAGCTGCTTGATGAAATGCTTATGCATCGCAGATATTTCAACTCTAATATGGCTGATGATAGCCGGCTTCCTTCAGCTGATAATGTTTTTCACTCACCTAGGTCCCAGCACATGGATTTTCGCCCGACACGTCGAAATTGCTTACGTAGGCAGAACAGTTCAATTGATGCCCCCAATGCCCCAAGGATGAATCACCATCACATGGATAATGTTGATCACCTATCTTTTGCTGAAAGGCTAACTTTGATGCAGTCAGGCAATTTGCGTGGGGAGGCCAACTATCTCCGTGATGCAGCTATGACAAATATGATGAACCCCTTGAGCAATAGAAACAACACCATTACAGACTTGGGTTTGGCTAGGAATCGTAAGGCATACCTTGAGGATCATTTTGCCCGGCAGTGTCTGCAGAATGAAAGTAGTTTTGTACCAAAATCTGGTCTCTCTTATAGTGGTAACAGGCTCTATCATGATGAGCCTTGTTTCCCCTCTTCAAGAGCGCAAAGATTAGGGTCTCATTTTCATCCTAATTTGGGGAGCATTCCATGTCACGATGACCAGCAATCACGGCTCTTCTCTGTTAATAGAAGGTCAGCTGGTAGGAATATGGGCCTACAGAACAATCACGATAATGCTGTAGAACACTGCATAGATTCTTTTGATAGAAACAGTGATGAAACCTTGGAGCTACTTGATGCAGTTGGCCATGTCATGAATGTCAGGTATATTATTCTTTTACTGAGCAGTTGGTTTTTTAGTTCAATGTATTTCTATAGAAGTGATCTCATTTTCATCTTAACGCAGTGTGGATCAACATGGCAGTCGGTTCATTCAACAGAAACTAGAAGAAGCATCTGCTGAGGATAGGGAAAAGATCTTCCCAGAGATACTGGCCAATGTTATTGCTCTAACAACCGATGTGTTTGGTAATTATGTGATCCAGAAGGTACATCAACAGGTCCTAGCATTTTGATAATTATTTGTTTTTTGGGATATACTGATGTTTGTGATGCACTGTTCACAGTTCTTTGAGTTTGCTACAGAGGGACAGCTTAAACAGTTAGCAGATAAACTCAATGGTCATATTAAGGCTCTAAGCGGTCAGATGTATGGTTGCAGAGTTGTTCAAAAGGTCAGTTTAATGTTaatgatttgtttctgttgcattgTCATGCAAAATTTGTTCCCTCAGTTTTCCTGTAAATGTACTAAAAAACCAATCCATAAAAAAAATTCTGCCTTCAAATATTCTGTGAATGTCCTAAATCTAAATGTATCGAAGTGTGATATTCAGTGTGATATATTCCACTAAATGCATAGAATCTGCAAATTACCTATCTAGTACAGTACTTTTTCAACCCATACTAAACAAAGATTAAGTTCAGAGATAGTGCAGCATTGTCAAGTTTACTGACTGGTGTTTTTCTTACCCTGTTACATTGAGTAGTAAATCATTATTGGCTTGTATAGATGTCAGCATGGTCCCTTTCTAGTCATTTTGCAGCACCTGTTCTTCACTTCTAAGAGTTGTTGCATTGAATGAGTTCTCATCCATTGGGGTTTTGATTGACATGGCACATTTACAGTGGAGTTTTGTATCTGCATGCTTCTATATTATAGATTCTAATATTCAATATTGACAGGTTATTGAGGTAGTTGATATGGACACAAAGATTGATATAGTTTCTGAGCTCATGGATTCTGTTCTGGATTGTATTGGTGATCAGAATGGCAACCATGTAATTCAGAAGTGCATTGAGTGTGTTCCTGAAGATCGCATTCCATTTGTTATCGAGCCTATACTATCACAAATTTGTAAGCTTTGTACTCACCAATATGGCTGCAGAGTTATTCAGGTACAAAAATtgctcattctttttctttttaaagtGTTAGATTAATCCCTTTTGAACTAAGAAGAAGATTGTAATATGTATTTGCAGAGAGTTTTGGAGCATTGCCGTAAACCAGCGACTCAAAGTGCTGTGATGAATGAAATTGTGCAGCATGCTTTTGCTTTGACTGAAGATAAGTATGGGAACTACGTTGTTCAGGTATGTCAGTACACTATATGTATATACTGGAATAGTTTTCTATTTCTGTGTTGACTTGAATGATGTTTATACATCGTACAGCCCTAAGCCACTGGTTGGTACAGCCAAACAATCTACATATGTTGCTGATAAAATAATTTGGTTCTATTGAATTCTGACTTCTGAGTGACATCCTAACTAGAAAGGTAGTGTTGATTTATCATGTGAACTGACAGTTGGATACATTTCCTTAACTTAGCTGGCCAGTTGTAGGTCTCTTTCGTATTGAAGTGTATAAAATCTATTTGATCCAATAACAAATAATTTCGCAATTATCTGCAGGGCATTTCTGTTTCAATTAAAAGACCAGCTTGTTTTAGGAATACTTGGATAAATAATACACATTTAGCAAGACTTGCACATGACATGATCAATTAACAACCTAGTTTCCACATGTTTttgaatattaaaatgttgtctaTTTTAAATAAAGTCTTGTACATCACATTTGTGTACATTTTATTATAAATCTCAGAAGTTAAAAAAAGAGCTAGGCTTAATTGTATGTTTTGCCACTGCCTTGTGCTTTTCTGACAAAGCGAACGCCTGAGCGCAATTGTGCACACATTAAGCGCAAGGCGTTTTACTGTGGCCTAGATCCTAGGCGTGCCTTTTTCAACTATGATAAATCTAACAATGTACTGCACTTTGATCATATAGAACATGTTATCTCACATAAGCGTAGTTATGCATTGCAGAAGTAATAATAATATCATATTACTAGTCATACCATATTATCTAATTCGATAATATCTGTCCATGAAAATTTTGAAGTATCAATTTAAAATAAACATAGTATACCCTTATAGGGTTTTTAATAGTCATTCCAATTTTCTAATGCTGGAGCTCCAAAGCAAGTTATGTTAGCAATATGCAGTCCTTGTCTAATTGTCTGGCCATGTAATCTGTTCAATAATTAACCGTTTGAAAACTGAAGCTTGTATGATATTGTCCATTTTATTGCTGCTTTCCTTCCTGTGTTGGCGTGATGTACTTATTGATGAACCTTTAATTTTCTTCAGCATGTCCTGCAACATGGGAAGCCAGAGGAACGGTCGTCCATTATTCAGAAGCTCACAGGCCAAATGGTGATCTTGAGCCAGCAGAAATATGCATCTAATGTCATTGAAAAATGTTTGGCCTATGGTACTCCTGAAGAACGTGATGTCCTTATAAGGGAGATTTTTTCTTGTGGTCAAACATTTCAGGTTTGTCCTAGTTCACAAACACactgcatattttctaatcaaaCTATTTTGATCTTGAAAACCATATTTCCTTTGACAATACACATGGATATGTTGCATTAAGCACGTCTCCCTTGCATGAATACCAAAACTGCCTTGTAGTCAACATATTTGCAGCAACCCTCTGAACAACATGATGTTTGGGAGGTGATGCTTAGAGTTCAGTTTGCTAGATTTGGTTATTAGTCATCAACGCTGACCTGTGCAAAACCAATCGCCCACAACATGCGTTCCCAAGATCATATATACATTTTTTTTGGTTATATGCAAACATATTTTCCATACAAACTAAACCTATTACTCATAGAATGCAGAGCATCTTCACTGCTACAAATATCTGAGTATCTTCGCAGCTAACTTTCTGATTGGTGGGGTCATTTCTCGAAGCCCCAAAATGTGTCTTGTTCTTTTTGTATGGCTAGACAGTACATGAGTTGAAAAGGCTTGCAGGTTTAGTGTGTGCTTGACTTCTGGGTCATTGGTTATCAGACAAAACCTCGGTTCTAACTTGTTGCTGTGTTATTAGCTGTGCAAATTTTCTCTCGATGTGAACCGATTCCTTAGTGATTTCAGTGCACTTCATTCTGACTTTGCCTATCTGTTATGCAGACACTGATGAAAGATCAGTTTGGCAACTACGTCGTACAGAAAGTCCTTCAGACCTGTGATGACAAATACTTTGAGATGATCCTGTCAAGCATCAAGGTGCACTTGAACGAACTGAAGAACTACACATATGGGAAGCATATCGTTGCACGGGTTGAGAAGTTAATCATCACAGGAGGTAAGCCGACGGTCAAACTGATGTATCGCAAGATGTGGATTTCTTTTCAGATTCCTAACATTTTCCGCTTGATCTCAGAGAACCGGGTGCGGATGGCGTCGAAGCCCTGCCGATGTCAACAGGAGGCAAAGTGCACCGATGCCGGCGCTGATTCTTCTTAAGCATTTGCCATCACTTCTGGTGGAACATGGTTGGACTGTGGTGAGGTTTTTTCCGTTGGTACAGCGTGCATGTAATGTCATGCCTTGGTAGAGAGGAGCAAGGTGTTCTCTTTCCTGTCCTGTATAGAATCTGGAGAGTTTTCGGGAAACTTCCGAGTAACTAGTTGAGTATTAGGGTTCGCCGCTGTATATCTTTTCGGCCATGTAAAAGTTTACAGGTGGATATATAGCTGTACATGTTATGGAGTTGTTAGCTTGGTGAATTGTGACGTTTAATTTGTTCCTGTTGGAGCTGCTACTTGAAGTTGATGGGTTAAACTTTCTTTGCAAAACCAATGTCTTTGTATTATTGTTCTAGTTTACCTTTGTGCTACTACCTTGGTGGTAACACAAAGGCAGCGCGCAATCACTTTTAGAAAACCACTTCATTTCTTGGCTACTACTGGCTCGGAGTTCTTGCCTGATCGTGAGCCTAACAATCTCTCAAACAAACCCTCTTTTGTCCAAAAAAAATTTGAAATGGTTTTCTAAGAGCGATGTCATTTTGAAAAACTGGTTTATTTGATTTGAACTGAAGATGGTTATAGGGTACTCTATGGCACCAATTTGCATCACTAGTTTCAAGCAATATTTATCTTGGCTTCCATGTGTTTATTGATTTGTAACTCTTATAAGCTTCATAGTTTCAACAAGTATTGAAAAAGGCATACATCGCCAGCTTCAGCATCAGCTCCAAGTTGGCTAGATACACTGCTCAGGGCCCTCTTCATCGAGAAACCTACATCTGTCCTAGTATGAAGTGAAAAGCCCTGTCAACATTCGGTTTCAACTCATCATGGACAGGTCTCGTCCATCGCACCATCAAACTATCTTGTTGTGCATACACTGAAGCTCCATCCAACTGAATATCAAATTCCCAATACCTCACATGCTCATTTCAACGCAAATATGGAAACATTTTGCATTGCCCCAAAACTTAAAATGGCTAGCACAGTGCTACTTCTAGGCCTTTTAGATGTCTATATAGTTTCTTTGTGATGATGTTAGGCTCCTTGATGGGGTTATCTTTCTTTGTGAAATCAATGCCTTTGTATTATAGCTCTAGTTTGCCTTTGTGCCAAGAAGGGGAGAATGGGAATATTCATATTTTCACCGCTTTGGCGGTACCAGGCTGGGTGCTCTGTGGTAATCTatcatcatgttgcaagtaggggCACAAATTTTGTGAGCCTAACATTCTCAAACAACCCTCTTTTGTTCAAACAATGAACTGGTTTTTTGAAAGTGTGGTTACTCGATAGGTGACCTGTTTGCATCACTAGTTTCAAGCTATATTTGTCTTGGGTTCCTTGTGTTTATTGCTTTGTATTATATATACTCTTGCGAGCTTCATCATTTCAGGAGCTGGAGGCGAGCAAGTATTGAAAAGGAGCCGAGTCGGGCAAGTGTTGGGATTGAAGCCGCCATGCGCGTCGCCATCGTAGTAGCCAGGCGAAGGCACGTACCCCCATGGCGGCATCGTCGGCGAGACGTTGGCCGACGATGCAACACGCTGGGGACCCCTCCATGCGGCCTGCGGGTTGCGGCCGCGCGGATTCATAATAGCCGCGCGGGACGCCTCTTCCCGATCGACCGCGGCCACTGCCGTCGTTGCCTCCGGCACGCACTTGATCATCTTGGCATCGAGCCTCCTCGTCGGTCTGTTGTGACCGCCTCCCGGTGCTGGACATCCGCCCTTCACTCGACGTCTGAAATGCCCGCTAGCCTAGGCTTCGGCTTCCTCGACTTCCTCTGCTTCGGCTGGCTGGAATCGGCGGTGGTGGCGGGGCGAGGGAAGGTGTACTTCCTCTTCGATGGCATGGAGGCCAGATGGAAGGAGCGGGAGAAGAATAGTGGGAGGAGGCGGGGAAAAGGAAGGAAAGGGCGGAGGAAGGGGGATAAAACAGCGGGAATAGGCCCGACTGCCGACAATAGAGCGGATCCGCTTGGCTTTTCGCTTCGATTTGCGCTCCCAGGCTCCCCCGAGGGGTTGGGTTCGCCTCGGGTTCACCGACTGTTATTTTGGACCAAACCAATGCTAAACGAGGAGTTGGGTGCACGACTGGGCCGATTTTGCACCGCCGTCACTAAACGACGGTGATTTGGGGCTCCGCTCGTGTCGCCCCGAGCGAACGACACGGGATCATGAGGGGCATTTTGGACCTGCTCATAAATCATAATACACCGCTTTAATTTGAGTTGAACATTTCGCCAGAACAATAATGGTTATAGTAAAACAATCACTATCCATTGCTAGTTCTGAATTTTTAAGAGACACAAAGTAAAATGTCTCCGTCTTCCTCCCACGCTCCTCCGGCCACCCCTCTCCACGGCTGCCGCGTAACATAGTCCCAGCCTCACCCGTCGGGTCTTCACGCTGATGCCCGCCGGCCAGATAATGCCCCTCGCCACGCGGCGCCCGCCTCTGCCTCATCGTTTGATGCGCCTCTGCCGGGCCGCTCGCATCCTACCTCTATGGATCTAGAGCcagctaagagcatctctagtagaaccctcaatcccttaaatctaaaaccagttttaagggttgagaattggccatttttgacatttttaagggttgaaaaacaggggcaaagactagaaccctcaaacccgacccttataacggaatattccgttataagggttgggtttgagggttctagtctttgccccaaccccaacccttaaaactgtcatttggcatatcacaattttcactagaaaaacataataaaccttcaaacaaacacggaaataaagatcattgatgcatggtttaatagtttttacatcacacaatcatcatcttccccctctcatcggcaccatgaccaaaaagttgcacttgacgccatttcctagaccacttccacgtccatcaagcacctccattgtcgccggtggtggagtcttccacaccgccatcgccaccaccactcatcggagtgtcacctcgaagagtagaggacgcaccacggaatatcctcttcctctctgcgatgtcctccttgtagtccttccaccattgcaattgttcttcatccatgtccttcttggacatcatcatgtgctccttctcttccaccatgagttctttccatacctttgcctctttcaccttgatcatcctctcctccaagtcgGCCTTGCGCTTTGCTCCATCTTCGTCTCCAATGTCTTCCTTGTCAATTCCTCTGTTGCCTTCATCATTTGCTCCATCTTTTCCCTTAGGCTTGATGCCTCTCCTTCCATCTTCACCCTTTGCTTGCCCTTCTTGGTTCCCTCGGGCTTGCCCaagttcctctccttctcctcatcttcactatcatcgatcctaagcattgccgacttcttgggtgcggtctcttgatccctcaacttctacttgtcaaaggtttgaagaattgcccaagcatgcttaaatgGGAATGGCTTGCCCTTGGAAGCGGCCATCTCCTTGTACCTCATGCCGGCAATTGTCTCCTATCAACCACACATAATCACATAAGAACCCACCAATAGCATAGTACACACACATAATCAAAATAGTGAAGAGATATGTACTCACATAGTCACTCTCCACGGTTCCACTAGGTGGTGCATCCCTCACTTGGTCCATGGACGCACTCCAACGAGCACAAGCGGGCTTCATCAAATCCCACCGGCCTTGAAGCAACCGGAAACTGCGAGAGATGAACCCACTATTCTTCGGCTTGATCCTACAATAGTTGTCCTCGATCCTGTGCCAATACCGTTTACCGGTTTGATCGGTGCCGGTGGTTGCATCCATCCCCACAGATGCCCAAGCACGAACCAAGAGGATATCTTCCGCTTCGGTGTAGTTTGTCGACCGCGCGTGTGGGCCGGAAGTGGCGGTGAATGCCTCCTCCCCtatctcggccacctcctcctcgtcaccCCCTTCAttctcctcatcttcctcaacctcctcaccaaagggttctagaggcggagccccgaggtccacctccgcgtcttgaaggaggtccatgaacgaggatggggttgccatttcctcgaacaccTCGTGCGCGGCGGGAGGAGGTTCGGCGACGGCGGCAGGCGGGGCCACGGGCTAATTCCGCGCCGCGACCTTCTTCCGCTTCGGGGACGCGCCGGCGACCTTGGAGGAAGCCCCTCGCGGCCCACGGGAGGACACCTTCGGCCGGCTCTTCTTGGGGGCGGGCGCGGCGGGGACGGTGGCCGGGGCGGGAGCCGGGGAGGCGGCAGGAGGCGGTGCGAGgcccgcccgccgccgcttgGCCCTGACGTGGGTCGCCGCCACCACGTCGGCCACGGTCGGCTGCAggacgggggcgggggcgggcgggGCGGCTGGCGCAGCGGCGGGCGGGGGCGCGACGGCGGGGGaagcctccatggcggcgaggcGGCGGGAGGAGCTGGGGAGGCGGGGGGAGTTTTCCCTCCCGCGCGATGTGGGAagaggagtgcgggttggggggagttttccctcccaaccctcacttctacaggctgggaaggggtttgagggttggacctctaatttttttacgggtttaagggttctagtctacgccgttttgtcgatgaaaactgtaaaaatgcggttatttttaagggtttgagggctctactagagatgctctaacggaTGGACGGAAGTGCGCAACCGTCATCGCTCTCGCCGTCTGCGGAGGCGCCGGTCGTCAGTCAGGAGCCCGCCACCAAGCCTCTGATTCCACGGTGGCTGCCAGGCCTTTGTTTTAAATTCCTCGAACCCGGGTATGTAAAGGCCAAGTGCTCTGGGGAGATTCGCTGTCACCTTTGCTGGGTCACGGGTCATCTTGCTCGGGACTGGTCCACTCACTCCGCCGAGCACTACGTTGCGAGTACTAATCCCACCCACCTTTCCCGAGGCAGTGCTACTCATCCACGCCCCCGCTGAGATCCAAGCGGCTCGACCACGCTGTTCTGCTGCTGAGAGCTCGGCCTGGCACCAACTCCCTCCCCCTGGATATGGGTCAttacctgtcacgcccaagatgcgaccctatccttaatttggcacgaaggcctcgtcagggatagaggcgcatctcgtcgtgtcgcaagaatggatatcgttacaagtacatgtactgaaaagaagagataatacagagttggcttacactcgccacaagctacatcagagtcacatcagtacattatatattcatcaagagtaagagcagggtccgactacggacgaaaacaaacgacaaaataagaacgacgtccatccttgttatcccaggctgccggcctcgaacccatcctagatcgatgaagaagaagaagaagaagaagcaactccaaatgaacaatcaacgcgctcgcgtcaagttacctttacctgtacctgcaattggtgttgtagtaatctgtgagccacaggggactcagcaatctcatttccaaacgtatcaagactagcaaagcttaatgggtgaggtatggttaagtggtgaggttgcagcagcggctaagcatatatttggtggctaaacttgcgagtacaagaataagagggggaagatctacgcatatcggtcgtgaactactgatgatcaaatgaatgatcctgaacacctacctacgtcagacataaccccaccgtgtcctcgatcggagaaggaactcacgaaagagacagtcacggttacgcacacagttgacaagttttaattaagttaacttcaagttatctagaagcagtgttaaacaaagtttccacgttgccacataaccgcgggcacggctttctgaaaagatttaaccctgcaggggtgctccaactagtccatcacaaattaccacaagccgcatagaaatcctcaatcacgaagctcgcgatctcgtcggattccctagtggaaaacctcaactctgagattacccaaagcatcaccggaatcccgatgcacaagatatctcgacaaaggtaaaactaatccagtaaggccgcccgacgtgtcgacgatcccgataggagtcgcgtaccgcgttctcaggacacggcggatgagctagacgtcgggatcgctaaacctccgggtgaccagaggggcgccggacatcgctcaggtgggaccaacacttattaggagcactggcccgggggttgattaaaatagtccgcgggtgccggcaggcccctatgcattattattaggttgttaggcaaatgtagtaccaaagttgggccttgccaaaccagctttaatctaaaacgaattatcaagggggtccccataacaaccccgatcgtgttaggagcgctcaattacggaacataacaccggtagccggaactaaggggacaaaggtggaacaaaacaccaggctaaaaaggccgagccttccaccttttaccaaatatataggtgcattaaattaaaatagcaattaatatggtgatataacaaggaacccatgctttcacatggaagcaactgcacctgcaactagcaacgctaacaccgggttaagcaagcagtaacatagccaattagtggtttgctaggtcgaacaggttgaacgtgatcatggcattgtgagaggctgatatttaacatgtggtaggcaacgagacataatcgatagcatcgaaataactagcatggcaatgatagtaatggtatctggggaaatggtcatcttgcctgagatcccgcttggaagaagaatgcctccgtgaagaagacgaaccgacgtagtcgaacgggtcctcacatccgacacgcttgcggaactctatcgagacggagcaaaccggaaacacaaatcaacacacggaattcaccacacgatgcacaacaaaaatgatgcatgaacagctgaatacaagcaagtcacggcatgataaatcacacaatcaaacactacacattaagtgaagttcaatatgcaacgagttgcatattgacgaaactccacgttaatcatttagttctatcccgattagatacacgacaacattaaatgtgattaaa
This window encodes:
- the LOC123424994 gene encoding pumilio domain-containing protein C4G8.03c-like, producing MQNGILTTLRNCLTNVANVELASVLSLLQDVITNDVSHDRFLTHGSSFSFRCAYSLLSSDHEIDFNAGDVWSSNAPIKVKIFGWLLCRDRLSMMANLHQKTITSDSTCPRCDLVLEDVTHLTILFPCATHPGPAPAAPATHPHRALAAQHVLATAAPLCPFSGSPSLSVRPSVPLTCATPDPYPPPPAYIYPRAHSLPPPLRSPKFSRSLPRPAPPPPLRPLKPLTLATAPPPPPPRSHFRALHAGPGMAPFGDGGMGPGPFGDGGMGGGPFGDGGRRAFGNGGEDDAGWGWDPLRSGSAPPTMDGALLAADGVLGGGIGGGGGGGGSGDSFFSGAGGLGARLDEVSRRRGAIDQDHYGNSALLSKGVGGFQLNGTRGFDGQQFRPNHSTFDMGSTLTEHDAEFYGHQNHFMPDMGKINTFGRRDFDSTYLSDSDLSDTFSGLRLSNRTPLDERRHEKELLDEMLMHRRYFNSNMADDSRLPSADNVFHSPRSQHMDFRPTRRNCLRRQNSSIDAPNAPRMNHHHMDNVDHLSFAERLTLMQSGNLRGEANYLRDAAMTNMMNPLSNRNNTITDLGLARNRKAYLEDHFARQCLQNESSFVPKSGLSYSGNRLYHDEPCFPSSRAQRLGSHFHPNLGSIPCHDDQQSRLFSVNRRSAGRNMGLQNNHDNAVEHCIDSFDRNSDETLELLDAVGHVMNVSVDQHGSRFIQQKLEEASAEDREKIFPEILANVIALTTDVFGNYVIQKFFEFATEGQLKQLADKLNGHIKALSGQMYGCRVVQKVIEVVDMDTKIDIVSELMDSVLDCIGDQNGNHVIQKCIECVPEDRIPFVIEPILSQICKLCTHQYGCRVIQRVLEHCRKPATQSAVMNEIVQHAFALTEDKYGNYVVQHVLQHGKPEERSSIIQKLTGQMVILSQQKYASNVIEKCLAYGTPEERDVLIREIFSCGQTFQTLMKDQFGNYVVQKVLQTCDDKYFEMILSSIKVHLNELKNYTYGKHIVARVEKLIITGENRVRMASKPCRCQQEAKCTDAGADSS